A window from Lytechinus pictus isolate F3 Inbred chromosome 9, Lp3.0, whole genome shotgun sequence encodes these proteins:
- the LOC135155499 gene encoding dynein heavy chain, cytoplasmic-like, producing MVKDQQEAEQKKVTSQEIQHTLAEQTKHIAEKRKDVMSDLSKVEPAVKDAQQAVKGIKKQNLVEIRSMGNPPQMVRLALESICILLGESAADWKTIRQVVIKDNFISTIVNFSTDDISDDIRGKMQKYLSNADYNFEKINRASVACGPLVKWAIAQINFSEMLKRVEPLRNELERLEVEANGNKMKQEEVNKLISHLERSIAHYKEEYAQLISQAQAIKTDLENVQIKVIINCIFVSPA from the exons ATG gTGAAAGATCAACAAGAAGCTGAGCAGAAGAAGGTTACCAGTCAAGAGATTCAGCACACTTTAGCTGAACAGACCAAACACATTGCAGAGAAACGCAAAGATGTCATGTCAGACCTCTCAAAGGTAGAACCAGCTGTCAAAGATGCACAACAAG CTGTGAAGGGTATCAAGAAGCAGAACCTGGTTGAGATCCGATCCATGGGTAACCCTCCTCAGATGGTACGGTTGGCCTTGGAGTCCATCTGTATCCTCCTTGGTGAATCCGCTGCTGACTGGAAGACCATCAGACAGGTCGTCATCAAGGATAACTTCATCAGCACCATCGTCAACTTCTCAACCGATGACATCTC TGATGACATCCGAGGCAAGATGCAGAAGTATCTGAGTAATGCCGACTACAACTTTGAGAAGATCAACAGGGCTAGTGTGGCTTGTGGTCCATTGGTCAAGTGGGCTATTGCTCAG ATTAATTTCTCTGAGATGTTGAAGCGAGTGGAGCCTCTTCGGAATGAGCTTGAACGCCTTGAGGTTGAAGCCAACGGTAACAAGATGAAGCAAGAGGAAGTCAACAAGTTGATTAGTCATCTAGAACGTTCCATTGCTCATTACAAGGAAGAGTATGCTCAACTTATCAGCCAGGCTCAAGCAATCAAGACAGACCTGGAGAACGTACAGATCAAGGTAATCATCAActgcatttttgtctcacctgcatag